AACTACCGGATTCTCAAAAGGATGGCGTCACTGTAAGGCTAAAGAATTACGATAACATGCAGTACTACGGTGAGATTTCAATCGGTACACCACCGCAGAACTTCACTGTGCATTTTGATACAGGAAGCTCTAAAATGTGGATACCTTCATCAAGGTGCTGCTTATCTGTAACTGTAAGTGTGATCattcatacaaattttattaGGGGAGAAAATTGTGTTGAATTTGCCTATATTTTTGCTGCAGCGTTGGTGTTTCTTTGCCCGTCGTTCAAAAACATCTAAAAGGAACAAATACAATTCCTGTCGTTCAAGAACGTATAAAAAGAACGGTTGGTGTCTGTTGCAACTTTTATAGAAATAACTTCATGTAAGCAACAAAGCAGGAAGGTGATATTGAAttgaaacataataattaatgttgCTGTTTTGCACAGGAACATCTGCTGAGATACACTATGATTCAGGTTCAATATCTGGCAATGTTAGCCAAGACAATGTTATAGTTGGTGGTTTAACAATCAAGAATCAGGTTATATATACAACATTAGCCTTTCATAGATTTTCCAAATCATAATTTCTTTAATACTAATACTATACTTTAAGTTTACTACAACTACAGGGCTTTATTGAAGCAACAATACCGCCTGATTCTGCGTTTCAGTCTAGTAAGTTTGATGGCGTTCTTGGCCTTGGATTTAAGGAGCTAAATGATTTAGGTGTTGTTCCAGTATGGTATGCACCATCATAtgctaaattaaaatttgttttgatattCCTCTTAAGATAAGGAGTAACCACTCATATTTGTTTGCAGGTACAACATGATGAATCAGGGTCTGATTCGGAATCAAGTATTCTCATTTCGGCTTGATAGAAACAAAAAAGAAGAGGAAGGAGGTGAACTTGTGTTTGGTGGGATTGATCCAAAGCATCACAAGGGGGACCATACTTATGTCCCTGTGACCGGAAAGGGTCATTGGCAGGTTGTGAAacttatatacatatttttaatttatatggttgtttcttttaaaatcttataatgTGCTTGCTCTTGTAGTTTGCTATGAGTAATGTTTTAATCAATGGTCAATCAATAGGTGAGCTCTTTCATCAATCTTACATAAAAGATGAGGTCATTTCTTAAAATAAGAGATAATGTGTAATGGGAGGTCATGTTGGTAgcatgaaaaagaaagaaaaagagagaacATGTCATTTATTGATTATAGAGTACATTTTGAAGGTGTGTGCAGATTTGATTGTTCTACAGTTGTGGATTCTGGAACTTCTTTGTTGTCAGGTCCAATGGTATGTGAAGCTGAAgaagtgttttattttgttgttataCAATGGtcgataaataataaatgattttaataagTGTAGACTGCAATTACCATGATAAACCATGAACTTGGAGTCAACGAAACAGGATTAGTAAGTCATGAATGTAAGTCAATTGTTGAAGAGTATGGACAAACCATTCTGAAAATGCTCCCAGGAGAGGTTGTTATTTATGTTACtgaaatttgattttccttaaaatacacaaattctAATGTTGTCTTAAACTTTTAATAGGCTAACAAAATTTGTTCCCTAATTGGATTATGCCCAGTTAATGGAACTAAGAGTATCGAGGAAAGTGATGATAGAAGAACAATAGATGTTTACTCTATGGGTATGTGCAGAACTTGTGAAATGGTAGTTGTATGGATGGAGAGTCGGCTAATGAAGAAACaaacagaaaataatattttaaactatgttaataaggtaaatatttattattctcacttaaaatcatttaattaactttagaatcaaataaattataaagataatgTTTACATCAGCTCTGTAATTCACTGTCAAGACCATTTGAATCATATTTTGTGGATTGTTCGCAAGTTTCCTCAATGCCTATAATTTCGTTTTTAATTGGCGATAGAAATTTTACTCTCTCATCTAAGGAGGTAAAAAATGTTTATCTTATTTTACCTTAATTCTTAcctattttgtgtttttattaaacttgttgataaaatattaatttgtcatTTGAATTAGTATATATGGAAGGAAGGAGAAGGTGATTCTGAACAATGCATCAGTGGCTTTTTTTCCAATGTTGATTATTATTCTACATGGTTTGACACAATCTCTTTCCATTCTCTagctcaaatgaaaaaaaaataaaaaatatattgatgaatTTGTTATTATGTTTTCTATAAAGGATTTTGGGGGACATGTTCATGGGTCGTTATCACACAGTATTTGACTATGGAAAATCTAAAATTGGATTTGCAGATgctgcataataataataacaataataaacacatatttgttatctttatttatgtttaaaataatatttgagtcattttattccatttacaatatttatatatattgagtgTTCATTAAACATGCATGCATTAAATCTCTTTTATTGATatcttctatttctttttaacttatattttaaactagAATAGTCTCTCATTATCAAGAACTAGGATGGAGAATTGtatgtcaaatttattataaatttgttaaaatatatataacacaaacattaaaataaaatatattaaataaaaaaacaaaacatttataataactaaataaaatattaattcccCTAATTTGACTATTGAATTTTAATGAAGTCATCATTTTGATTACCGAATTTTAGAAAATCGATAATCTACATGGCgactttttatgaaaaaaaaatgtcaaaactcTCCCTTCGAAGAAATTCGGTAATTAAGTAAGAAACAtcgttttgtataactttaaaaataagaaatctcaaattttaagatttaaagaAAGATATTTCAAGTTTCTATTTACCTCACTAAAGAGCCCAATTTGACAtttcaatcaaaaataaaatatattttataaattacaaaataaacttaccaaaatttattaaaataatatatatatatatatatataatgtttaagtGTATCTAGATTGTCAGATTTTTGTTCAAGAAATATTATTGGAACTGTCCATATCTGGTTCATCCTTCGAAACCATAGCACATCCTGAATCTGATAAAATACGATGAATTGAGACGGTATTTTGTAAATACGTAATTATTTTGCatatattaatcatttctttcttttccgATAGTCTGGAAGAGACAAAAGAAAGATCTCAAGGCGATGGATGACTATCACTTACTTTTTTCCCTATGACCGAGTGACCAGTTATTCTTGCTCTTCTTGAATCAGTTGCATTTGTTCTTGCTCTTCTTGAATCAGTTGCATTTAATTTGGGAAGGTGCCAGTTTAATccgtccataaacttgaaatagttaaatttaaaaaatctaattaaaaatgtGATACACAATTCTAAAACTTTCCACCTAtgaatataaattcataattttaaccAAGAagactaataatactttatattttaaatttaatataaaaatttatgaatattttataatattttaaattcgtttatataattttataatttatatatatttttaaattttatttatttattctcataattatatatataacatccatatataattataattttttaaacttattttatattttaataaaataatcaataaatatatatatatatatatatatatatatattctggaTTGTAAGAATTTACGTGCAGCACGGTGGAgcgatttaaatattttttgttagaatataaaCTCAATCGTTACACACTGTTTGTAAGTATTCGACCGAAATATTCattattctcatatatatatatatatccaaattaacgatgaatattttgaaattaagtattattatataatttatataattatatatatatatattttattaatatttatataaaatattatgtaatatttaaattaatatttatttttaataaaatagataaagttaataattttaaaaagaagtaAGGTGTATAATTTAAAAGGGATTTAGGAAATATAATCTAACCctttttgttcatttgctttCCCGTAGTCACTTGCATAAACTACTTTCGAGAACAATTTCATCTCTAGAAATGTCCCCAATGCCTATTTTCGTTTTTAATTGGTTCTAGAAATTTTATCCTCTCGTCTAAGGACGTAAATAATTGTCTATCTTATTTAACcttaattgttacatatttttgtgtttttaattcttattgatctggttgataaaatattaatttgttttgaattagtATATATTGAAGACTGGAGAAGCTGATGCGACTCATTGCATAAGTGGCTTTACTTGCAATGATCTTCTTTCTCCTTGCCGGACTTTCTGGTTTGGTTTGAAATAATCTCTTTATCTTCTCTATACTtacaaaaatgaagaaaaaaaattattaataaatttatgaagtcAGAACTAATTTCATAGTGAGTGGCCATATTCCCATTTTAAAAGATTCTTAATCATGAGATCTTTAATCTCTTATTTAAATACTCTTTTTATTTGAACTATATTAGTGAGTTAAgattaattcttattattaaaaaattaaaaaattgaatttgagatatttgatttcttagctaaataataatatatatttttgttttaaaagctagaaaatattaaacaattagtgtaaaaatataaaaaaaaaaaattattctaagtcgttttccattttttatttttttataaatgtttagaACCTTTTAGAtcgaaaataattaaatttgtcaaaataaaacTACAAATATTGCCTTAGCCTTGAACTAAACCGGTCGTTCTAATTAAGTTTGAACACGGCTAAGAGTTGAACCAAACTGGTCAACTGTAAAAGTcaaccaaaacaaaaaatcttACCAACACTTAGCCCCCATTTGATTGATCAAATCATCCACAAATTCTCacaatttatcaataataatgcACTAACAAGGTTTTTGAATCATATATACTAAATGAAGAACATGGTGTTTTTTAGAAGATTACTTTACTTTCAGTCGAATTCGCATTAATCCTCGTTAGGTTGCATTGATCGACATTTCCTACCACACAATGTTACTAACAAATAAAACCCAATGTTCTTGCAAttccttgattttttttttatttctacaaGGAATCAAGCAAGACATAATCTCAAagcaatatatatttattattattattattatttattttatttaatattataatttccaATTATTAtcctttatttatatagtaacactttattttattatatcttattcatgcatgttgttttatttattttatttatttgtatatttatttaattcaaacaaGTCTTTAAGACTTAAAAATCAAgtattttcaaacttttttaatacaatacaatttttattgtaatatattttatattaatatttgtataatgttttttattttaaaatataatacttaaattaatatttattttaattaaatagataaagttaataatttaaaaaataaaataaggaatttaagaaatataaccTTAAACCTCCTTGTTCATTTTCTTTCCCGTAGTCACTTACACGATCATGTAAAAACGGTtagatatattgttttattatttttattagcaTTCAATGGTATTTTAGTCTATTAGCACTTAAGGATATTTCAGTTTGGTGTAATCATTAACTATATAAACTCTTTCAttacatttagtttatttaaatttgctaATAAGAAACCCTAgcatttctctctttattttatcgTGTATCAGAGCCTTCATTAAAGGATTCTCTTCGTTCAACCTAAATCATTCAATCTACATCTTTcgatttgaatttggtgtttgAGACTGCAATCGTCAAtggtatttttttcattttcgctTCCTTTCGCTCTAGCTGATTTTGTTTGGAAATTTGTATTTGTGCCAGGACGTGCCGCATTGTGTCGCGTCGTGCCATATTCGTGTTATTGTATTTGTATTGTCGTTTTGGTATTTATATTTGTGTTGCGTCGTGTCGCATCGTGTCGTTTCGTGCCATATTTGTGCTGTTGTATTTGGGTTGTTGTTGTAGATTTGAATTCGTGTCGCATCGTGTTGTGTCGTGCAATATTTGTTGTTGCTGATTTTGAGTTGGTTAAACCAGGTCTTTACATAGTTTGCCAATATTTGTTACTGATTTTGAGttgatttattttgagcatgcatagttgtttcacgtcgattattgttcaaaacgtgGCAATGTAAATGTTTCGATTAAGACAAGAAAtacatttgtagttatattttatttgattatgttggtaagtgattatttatatatatcatgtatattggctaataatatgattcatgttcattcataataagtaagtatgattatctagcgAATTGTATACCTATATGAATAAAGATCTATTATATATCTtgtttttaatagataattttgaacaTTGTCACAAAACTGTGTGTCTTTTGATTGTTgacaaagatttttttttatagaaggtTAAAagttatcttattaattaagaaattaacgGATAATTGatgacataaataattatttataataattagttagttttataattgattatagataaataatcaatattctaattaattgtaataattaatattctaattaattattataaattttataaaggtatttttaataatatataaaattatatatatatatttgtttaataatatatgatatattatttattcgaTTATGTTTCTATGTGgttgattatatatatgaaaatatttgttGGTGGagataattaagttaaatattttatgaataaataaataattgagattATAGTTGATGGTTTTGATGgctaaaagtaaaaaaataataatattatatatatatatatatatatattttgttcaattCCATCtagtttaatttgatatttctaaaataaaaaaaaaactataagaAAAGTCTGatttgatttgagaaataatgtgaTGATTGTGTCGATATTATAGGATGCAAAAGTACAACGGTAAATAAATGCTCAAGTGGTTTCGTCCAATCCTTGaaatattatgatttctttttgtagaaaatatgtgttgaaataaatattttaattaattaaatattataattttttatgtaaaggttacataaataaaaaattatatatgaataaacattataacctcttgtataaaaattatgtaggaattatttattcatttaaatattcaccataatagttatcttatttattgaacaataagtataacaaaagaaaatttgttaatGAATGGCGTAGCAATCTTTTgattaaaaatcattaatttaattcacataTATGTGTGATTTAAAAGGTACCAACATGAATGTGGTGACAACTATTTTTAAACCAACCTGAATGTgatgacaattatttttattgataataacacaaaatattattatgcatactatgataaataaatagaatagaTGAATCTATTGTTTGAGAAATATGTTTTTTACAAAAAGATAAAGTTGTACAACTTAacaaatataagtaaataacaaaaaaaaattgtcttgtatttgatttttcaaatttaagggtttgaaatcaaagaaatggtttttctttgacattatttttatacaaatttaaagaaatatcttcataaaaattttataaaatatatgaaaaagaaaattggcTTGTAAAATCTTTCTATAACAGGTTTTATAATAATTGTATGATATATTAGTCCTACTATAAATTTAAGTGAATTTAAATCAATGAATGTGACAGTTGTGTGGGTAAAGTTGTGTGGGTAAATCAATGAATGTGACAGTTGTGTGGGTTCAAATGACATATTCCACTATGTATCATattcacaaaaattaattattttatataataagtcaaaagtaataaaaagagagaatgaaaaatttacttattttatgcaGGTGGTACAAAGTGGAACATAATTTTAAGAAGATCAGATTTGATCTTTAGTTGTGTATATCTTAAACACAATGAAGGAAGTTATTTCATTACGTTTcttttgtatataatatattttttcgttAAAATGCGATGAAAAgatgattaaatttattaaaaatcttagTTGCACTTCACGATATATCTGGTtgttatcaaaatatatatcggtgttattaaaaatataaaaaaaattgacgtctacaaataaatatgttaataaatttgaacatgcgacgaaaaaaatatatatttctctaaaaaaaaaaaaattatgtaggCCACACGAATGTATAATAGTttaaagacatttttttttctattaggGGTTTGATTTAGGAGGAATCCTAACAAATGGAGAGTTTCCCTCCGGGCTAGGTTTCGgagtcaaatttattaaaataaaatatatatattatttaacttctcttgtttaataacatttataatgattttaatttttataataaaataggatttttattgtaatatgttttatattaatatttatataaagtattatatgatatttaaattaatatttatttttaataaaatagataaagttaataattaaaaaaagaaaagaaaaagataaggtatataattttaaaagggATTTAGGAAATATAACCTTAAACCTCATTGTTCATTCGCTTTCCCGTCGTGAATAACACGATCATGCAGTGAACGCCACCTTTTTTCATCAGAAAAAACTACTTTGGGGGAACAATTTCAGCTCTAGAAATTCGGTATAAATAGTCAGATTCATGGAATATTACACTAACTAAACTCATTTGCTTTAGTCATGCTTTTCCCATCTTCATGAACACGATCATGTAGTGAACGCCACCTTTTCCACCAGCAAAAACTACTTTGGGAGAACAATTTCATCTCTAGAAATGTCGCCATCCATCACTTCAAGTATTTCTCTGCATTTCTGAATCAAGTTCTTCAAATCGCTTTGCAAGTGATCAAGCATGGGAACAAAGTTTAGAGCAGCAgttattttcctttttctttcatCCATCCTTCTTCAACTGGTGTTTTCTGAATCCAACAATGGATTCGTTAGAATTGGACTGAAAAagtttaaattagataaaaacaaCATGATCCCTGCTCGACTTAACCCGCAACTACTGGATTCTCAAAATGCTGGCGGCATTGTAAAGTTAAAGAATTTCATTAACGTGCAGTACTATGGTGAGATTTCAATCGGTACACCACCACAGAAATTCACTGTGCTTTTTGATACAGGAAGCTCTAATCTGTGGATACCTTCCTCAAGAAGGTGCTACTTATCTGTAAGTTTGATCATATATCattcatacaaattttattaGGGGAGAAAATTGTGTTGAATTTGCCTCTGTTTCTGCTGCAGCGTTGGTGTTTCTATCCCCGTCGTTCTAGAACATCTAAAAAGAACATATATGATGCTCGTCGTTCAACAACGTATAAAAAGAACGGTGGGCAACTTTTATAGAAATAACTTCATGTAAAGCATGAAGGTGATATTGACTTGAAACATGATGTTGTTGTTTTGCACAGGAACATCTGCTAAAATACGCTATGGTTCAGGTTCAATAGCTGGTAAATTTAGCCAAGACAATGTTTTAGTTGGTGGATTAACAATCAAGAATCAGGTTATATATACAACACTAGGCCTTCATAGATTTTCCAAATCATCAATTTCTTTAATACTAATACTATACTTAAGTTTACTACAACTACAGGACTTTATTGAAGCAACGAGACTGTCCGGTTTTGTATTTTCCAAGTTTGACGGCGTTCTTGGCCTTGGATTTCCGGAGCTAGCAGAAAAAGATGCTGTTCCAGTATGGTATGCACTATCttatgtcaaaataaaaattgttgtgATATTCCTCTTAAGAAGATAAGGAGTAACCTCTCATATTTGCAGGTATAACATGATGAACCAGGGACTGATTCGGAATCCAGTGTTCTC
This is a stretch of genomic DNA from Impatiens glandulifera chromosome 4, dImpGla2.1, whole genome shotgun sequence. It encodes these proteins:
- the LOC124933817 gene encoding aspartic proteinase A1-like, whose protein sequence is MGTKFRASVITLFLSSLLLHQLVFSESNDGLVRVGLKKFKLDENNRIAAPRLTPQLPDSQKDGVTVRLKNYDNMQYYGEISIGTPPQNFTVHFDTGSSKMWIPSSRCCLSVTRWCFFARRSKTSKRNKYNSCRSRTYKKNGTSAEIHYDSGSISGNVSQDNVIVGGLTIKNQGFIEATIPPDSAFQSSKFDGVLGLGFKELNDLGVVPVWYNMMNQGLIRNQVFSFRLDRNKKEEEGGELVFGGIDPKHHKGDHTYVPVTGKGHWQFAMSNVLINGQSIGVCRFDCSTVVDSGTSLLSGPMTAITMINHELGVNETGLVSHECKSIVEEYGQTILKMLPGEVANKICSLIGLCPVNGTKSIEESDDRRTIDVYSMVFDYGKSKIGFADAA